The proteins below come from a single Vanessa cardui chromosome 7, ilVanCard2.1, whole genome shotgun sequence genomic window:
- the LOC124531432 gene encoding protein Wnt-4, with amino-acid sequence MITSCVFSMLIFTIVSIFATKNVEGSQPVLQKTVEALFTDRSDAIHPGTCKVFTSSKRQSKMCRKEPGLVKILVAAKQQAIAACEESFQYDRWNCSLIYNRKAKRSIFKKIYRETAFVHALVAASLTHAIARGCSSGELSRCSCLGSFQNVSTQLRGGCGDDFKFGKRFTKNFLEWKQAGTDQIAEILKQDVNVGIDVVGEQLREVCKCHGFSGSCTTKTCWKRLGPFNSAMGLLKKHYHHAIKKKLVNYTTKRAITPNVRRKMEVDRKKLVYLQKTPNLCVSTKGRICKDRHNCATLCCGRGFIVGKKSVRSRCRCKMVDCCFVKCDTCVEEVDFFTCK; translated from the exons ATGATTACTTCTTGTGTTTTTTCCATGTTAATATTCACCATAGTTTCGATTTTTGCAACGAAGAATGTTGAAGG ATCTCAACCTGTATTACAGAAGACAGTAGAAGCCTTATTCACGGATAGATCTGACGCTATTCACCCTGGAACTTGTAAAGTGTTCACGTCTTCAAAGAGGCAGTCGAAAATGTGCAGGAAGGAACCTGGCCTTGTGAAGATTCTAGTCGCCGCTAAGCAACAAGCTATAGCGGCATGTGAAGAGAGTTTCCAATACGATAGATGGAATTGTTCCCTCATCTACAATAGAAAGGCTAAGAGGAgcatatttaagaaaatttatagAGAAACAGCCTTTGTACACGCACTAGTCGCCGCCTCGCTAACTCATGCTATTGCAAGAGGTTGCTCGTCCGGTGAGCTGTCTAGATGTTCTTGTTTGGGGAGCTTCCAAAATGTTTCCACTCAATTAAGAGGCGGCTGCGGAGACGACTTCAAATTTGGAAAGAGATTCACAAAGAACTTTCTCGAATGGAAGCAGGCGGGTACAGATCAAATAGCGGAAATATTGAAGCAAGACGTCAACGTAGGCATTGACGTTGTCGGTGAACAGCTTCGAGAAGTTTGTAAATGTCATGGTTTCTCTGGATCGTGCACGACCAAAACCTGCTGGAAAAGATTGGGCCCCTTCAATTCAGCTATGGGTTTATTGAAGAAACACTACCATCACGCGATTAAAAAGAAATTGGTGAATTATACAACGAAGAGAGCAATCACGCCAAATGTGAGAAGAAAAATGGAGGTCGATAGAAAAAAGCTGGTTTATCTGCAGAAGACGCCGAATCTGTGTGTTAGTACTAAGGGAAGGATATGCAAGGACAGGCATAACTGTGCCACGCTGTGTTGTGGGCGTGGTTTTATCGTTGGGAAGAAATCAGTGAGATCCAGGTGCAGGTGTAAAATGGTGGATTGCTGCTTTGTTAAATGTGATACGTGCGTTGAGGAAGTTGACTTTTTCACTTGCAAGTAA